In Echinicola jeungdonensis, the genomic stretch AGCCGAACATTATAATGTGGACATCATTGGTGGAGACACTACTTCCTCCCGGGCAGGATTGGTGATTTCTATTACTGTATTAGGAGAGGTGGAAAAAGGAAAAGAAGTGTTAAGGTCTGGGGCCAAAGATAAGGATATCATTTGTGCAACAGGTGACCTGGGAGGGGCTTTGATGGGCCTTCAGGTTTTGGAAAGGGAAAAAGAGGTGTTTATGGCCGATCCCAAAATGCAACCCCAGTTGGAAAAATATGCCTATGTTACCGGTAGGCAACTTCGCCCAGATGCCAGAATGGATATCATCCATGAACTTCGCGATTTAAATGTAGTTCCTACCAGTATGATTGATATTTCTGATGGACTTGCCTCTGAACTTTTTCATATTTGCAAGCAGTCTGGTGTTGGAGTAAGAATATATGAGGATAAATTGCCTATTGATAAACAAACATATGATTCTGCAGTGGAATTTGGGCTGGATCCGATTACCTGTGTATTGAATGGAGGAGAA encodes the following:
- the thiL gene encoding thiamine-phosphate kinase; the encoded protein is MKEKRTEISELGEFGLIDHLNENIKLRHPSTIKGVGDDAAILDKGDFVQVISTDLLLEGVHFDMSYTPLQHLGFKAVAVNVSDIAAMNAIPKQITVSVGLSNRFSVEAVDALYAGVNAAAEHYNVDIIGGDTTSSRAGLVISITVLGEVEKGKEVLRSGAKDKDIICATGDLGGALMGLQVLEREKEVFMADPKMQPQLEKYAYVTGRQLRPDARMDIIHELRDLNVVPTSMIDISDGLASELFHICKQSGVGVRIYEDKLPIDKQTYDSAVEFGLDPITCVLNGGEDYELLFTIKQEDFDKLEKHPDVHFIGHVTKSEEGK